The window TACATATGTGAATTCTTcatgttgagacatgtaaatttcTTCCTTAATGTCACTATTAAGGAACGATGTCTTCACATACATCTGTTATATTTGTAGTCACACCATGCTGTTATGGTTAGCAATAGCTTCTCCAAAACTCAACCACTACCACCTTGTGAGGTATCCACGGTTGAGAACCATCCATCTACCGTTGTGCACCGTCGATGTTCCACTGCACCACCGTCGGATTCCGGCATCTTCCAGTTGTTGATTTTTAACACAAAATTCTTCTATATTTTCTAGTGCGAATTGTAAAAAGAACACAATTTTCGATCGTGGACTTAATAGGACGATTGAAGAATGATGTACGATCCGACTGATTGTCCGTATGGAGATACACGAAGAGATGTCACCGCCTAAACACCGAAATAGTTGGTGCTAAGCATTAATCGCTAAAGGTAAATCATCTAAACATCGTATGCATGtatttataaatcataaaaCGCCCAAGTCAAGTTTTGAATACCAAAACCAAAATGTTTAAACTTCTACTGTGTCTTGGATATGAAAAAACAATATTCTAACAACAAGGTCCATATGTTGTTGGCTGCAGCATCGAATTTCCTTATTTACGTATATATGTACATAActtcataataataaaattccGAGTCTAACTCCGATCAAATATCTGACCAACATGACATAGAATATAGCATTTGATTACGTGTGTCCATCATGGATCTACCCCTACTGCTATTTATACATAGGTATACGAAGGTTGCAGCACTAAACCTTAGCCAAGAACTCATGTTGTCCGCCATTTTAACCTCGATCCCATGTCGGGATTCCCATGTTTGTTTTTCACCCTTTGCGCCTTTTTCTTAATCTCAGTTATAATAATAACAGCAGCATATATCAATCCAAGTGAGCCCACGGCATCTTGGGAAAGACTACTTGGTTTAAACGGAAAGTAGAGAAAAGAAGCCTTCGAGGCTTTGTGGGAATCATCCCTCTACTGTTCTTGCTATATATAAACATCTCATCACAATTATTGCTATCTGTGAAAGCTTCGAGAGATCCTCTTCTGTAATCTTACACGAAATACAATGTCGTTTTCGTACTTGAAAAACTTCACAAAACAGTTCTGTGTGGAGGACTTTAAATCCAGCGAAGGAAGTCAAAGTGGTTTCTTCTCTTGCGATCTCCTTCCATCCCTTGGAGAGAGAAGCAACAGAGCTACAATACTTCGAAGATACATCGTGTCCCCATTCGATCCCTGTTATCGGTTATTATCTTTCTTCGTTTCTCAATCCTCCGGAAAAGAAAATTGCACGTAAATATATTAGAATTCATGAATTCAGTAACACCTATTTCCGAccatttgttgtttattttccaGGGCCTGGGAAATGTTTCTGATTCTTTTGGTCATCTATTCAGCCTGGATTTCTCCATTTGACTTTGCATTTCTATCTTACAAACGAGATGGCCTTCTCGTACTCGACAACATCGTCAATGGTTTCTTCGCTGTTGATATTGTACTCACCTTCTTTGTGGCATACCTGGATGGCCAGTCGTATCTCCTCGTTGATGATCGTGGTAAAATAGCATTAAGGTAGAGATAAGCATGCATTCATTACACAAAATCGTGAATATGGAGTCCAGAAATCTTTCAGCACTacaaacttgaaccataattGCTTACACTTTTTATTTTTGACTAACAGGTATCTGTCGACCTGGTTCATTTTCGATGTTTGCTCAACTGTACCATTTCAATATCTCGGTGCTCTATTCACGGATCAAAATGGTGGACTGGGCTATGAACTGTTAAGCATGTTGCGACTTTGGCGTCTTAGACGAGTCAGCTCCATGTTTGCAAGGTTCCACGCCACTCTCCCTTCGATTTTCTCGAAACTTTTAGGATCACTGATACAGCATGCAGTAAGGTTAAAAGTTATATCTATTTCTCCTTGTTTCAGGCTTGAAAAAGACATCCGGTTCAGCTATTTCTGGACTCGCTGCACTAAACTCATCTCTGTAAGGGACTATTACTTCTGTGTAGTGAATCCTCACGCTTAGCATGAATATCTGATATTGACGCAATGTCACTGTTCTTGATCATATTCAGGTGACATTGTTCGCGGTACATTGTGCAGGATGCTTCAACTACTTGATAGCGCATAGATACCATGATCCCTGCAAAACTTGGATTGGAGCagtatatccaaatttcaagcAAATGAGCCTTTGTGATAGATATGTAATCTCACTGTATTGGTCCATGGTAACACTAACTACAACAGGTTATGGAGACTTGCACCCTGAGAACACGGAAGAGATGCTGTTTTCCATCTTCTTCATGCTGTTCAACCAAGGATTGATAGCTTATCTCATCGGAAACATGACAAACCTCGTGGTTCACCGGACCAGCCGCACCAGAAACTTTGTATGATCTGTCCCCCCCTCTGTATATGTGCTGTATTCGAGTGTTTTTGGAGCGAATTTTTACAGATTTGTTTCTATACCGCAGAGAGATACCGTTAGAGCTGCTTCAGAATTCACGAAGCGAAACCAGCTTCCTTCGCAAATTCAAGATCAAATTTTGTCCCATATATGTCTCAAATTCAAAGCAGAAGCATTGAAACAGCAAGAGACCTTAAATGGGCTGCCAAATGCTATTCGGGCAAGCATTGCACGTTATTTGTTTTATCCTGTGGTTCAAAATGCCTATATTTTTTATGGAGTTTCACAGGACTTCCTTTTTCAATTGGTACCATTTCTCTCCAGTAAAATAATCGTACAGCTTTCTTTATAAATAACCAAAGGAAACATATTAATCATGGATTTTCTTGAAAGATCCCGGAAATGGAAGCCGAGTATTTCCCTCCTAAAGAAGATGTTATTCTACAAAATGAATCTCCAACAGATGCATATATAATGGTCTCGGGAGCAGCGGTAAGCTACCAAATCTcatataaattacaaaaaatggTCGCTTTATGTTTATTTTCTGAACGTGGTGA is drawn from Primulina huaijiensis isolate GDHJ02 unplaced genomic scaffold, ASM1229523v2 scaffold207836, whole genome shotgun sequence and contains these coding sequences:
- the LOC140966738 gene encoding potassium channel KAT3-like codes for the protein MSFSYLKNFTKQFCVEDFKSSEGSQSGFFSCDLLPSLGERSNRATILRRYIVSPFDPCYRAWEMFLILLVIYSAWISPFDFAFLSYKRDGLLVLDNIVNGFFAVDIVLTFFVAYLDGQSYLLVDDRGKIALRYLSTWFIFDVCSTVPFQYLGALFTDQNGGLGYELLSMLRLWRLRRVSSMFARLEKDIRFSYFWTRCTKLISVTLFAVHCAGCFNYLIAHRYHDPCKTWIGAVYPNFKQMSLCDRYVISLYWSMVTLTTTGYGDLHPENTEEMLFSIFFMLFNQGLIAYLIGNMTNLVVHRTSRTRNFRDTVRAASEFTKRNQLPSQIQDQILSHICLKFKAEALKQQETLNGLPNAIRASIARYLFYPVVQNAYIFYGVSQDFLFQLIPEMEAEYFPPKEDVILQNESPTDAYIMVSGAADLIADINGQDQIMGKASTGDMFGEIGVLCNMPQPFGVRTTEISQILRLNRTTFINTLRENPEDESIVMNNLFRHKARRSFDDIEGQHDASLILNNCLNRETGEFKSQTREQLMPFGNTTKFEAKADISNSRFINGSEIDVHPLSSHENENKSNRATNYADDNTHVSSTKSTHPSSMDVTNSARKRVTIHMKFGKKKSPQNKPAKLIILPD